TCTCCAGCAACGTGAACTGGTCGACGGAACATTCGACAGCGTTATTTTCTGAGCTTACAGGTTTTCCAATATTGCACTGAACGCTATCCAGTCGGGTTCACGGGCTTCTGGAGCGAGCTGCGCAGCCGATAATCCTCTACTGCTTCAGTTATAACGCTATTATGTGACATGCAGCATGATATGGTCGTTTTCTGAACTCCGTATAACCTGAGTATTTGTATTGAAGCGTGAACAAAACATTGCAGCCAGCCTTTCAACGTGGACAATAGTTATTCATACGGTGATTTTATATTCGATAAATCAATGGGTTTCATTGAAACATAGGACTGGTAATGGATGACAATGCTTTAGGGTTTGCCTCATACTGGCGCAATTCGCTGGCAGATGCTGAGTCAGGAAAGGGCAGTTTTGAACGCAAAGACGCCAAAAATTTCACCCACTGGCATGGGATAGCGGCGGGACGTCTTGACGAAACGATCGTTGGTAAATTTTTTGAGGGAGAAAAAGACGACGTCGAAACAGTCGATGTCATCTTGCGGCCAAAGGTTTATTTCCGGTTACTGCAGCGTGGAAAGGACCATTCCGCTGGTGCGCCTGATATTGTTACCCCGATAGTGACGCCAGCCCTATTGAGCCGTGAAGGTTTTTTATATCCGACGCCAGCGACCTCCATTCCCAGAGACCTGCTTGAACCTTTGCCAAAAGGGGCATTTTCAATTGGTGAGATTGAGCAGTACGACAAATACAAAACGACACATACGTCATTCTCTATCAACTTTGATGACCGCGTTGATAAGACCGCCGAAACAGATGAAGAACGAGAAGCACGATATGCAGCCTGGCAGCAGGATTGGCGTCAATATCTGGATGATTCAGAAAGGCTGCTGAAGAACGTTGTCGGCGACTGGATTAAAAATCCTGAGCAATATGAACTCGCTGAGCACGGTTATATTGTTAAAACGGCGCAATCTGGCGGCGCCAGTTTCCATATCCTTTCACTTTATGATCACCTGCTTGTTTGCAAAAAGGATGTGCCGCTCTTCAATCGTTTCGCCTCGCGAGAGGTTCATGCTGCAGAGTCATTACTTCCTCCGGAAGCAAAATTCAGCGACAGGATTGGACACTCCGGGGATAAGTTTCCGCTGGCAAAGGCTCAGCGCGATGCCTTAAGCCATTTTCTGGATGCGAGGCATGGCGATATCCTTGCCGTTAATGGTCCCCCGGGAACCGGAAAAACCACGCTGGTGCTTTCTATCATCGCCACGCAGTGGGCCCGAGCGGCTCTCGAAAAAGCGGAACCTCCGGTTATTATCGCGACTTCAACGAATAACCAAGCTGTAACGAACATTATCGAGGCGTTCGGGAAAGATTTTTCCCAAGGCACTGGTGCAATGGCCGGACGATGGTTGCCGGAGCTGAAAAGCTTCGGCGCTTATTTTCCCTCAAGCACTCGTAAAGCCGAGGCCGCCAAAAAATATCAAACTGAAGATTTCTTCAACCAGGTTGAGTCAAAAGAGTATGTAGAGGATGCACTGCTGTTTTATCTGGAGAAAGCTAAGGCAGCCTTTCCTGAAAAAGAGTGTTCATCCCCTGAAAAGGTTATTGAACTCCTGCATGGTCAGTTGGCAGCAAAATCCGAGCAACTGGTAAGACTGAACGCAACATGGCAAACGTTAAGCCAGGTTCGGGCAACGCGAGAGCTTATTGATAACGACATTGAGCAATATCTCGATAATTTAAATAAATTACTCTCCGGGCAAGAACAAAAAGTTACTCAACTAAAAAGTGCTAAAGCGGAATGGAAAAAATATCGGGCCAGTGAATCACTGATCTATCCATTATTTTCATGGCTACCAGTGGTTCGCAGTAAGCGGCAGTACCAAATACAACTGTTTCTCGAAGATAAATTAGGTGCGCTGATTGCGGGAAATCAATGGTCGGATCCTGAAACCATCGAACGTAATATCGATAGGTTGCTTAATTCCGCCGAGCGCGAGCAAACAACCTACCGGCAGCAGATTGACTCCGCGCATGAAATCGTTCTTAAAGAACAGCAGGCGGCTCAGGAATGGCAGAGGCTGGCACTTGATTTAGGGCATGAGGGCGACGAGGAACTGAGCTTCTCACAGGCAGATGAGCTGGCTGATACGCAGATTCGCTTCCCTGCATTCTTACTGACGACCCACTACTGGGAAGGTCGTTGGTTGATGGATATGGCCGGCATTGATGATCTGCAGAAAGAAAAGGGCAAGAAAGGTGCTAAAGGGGTAACAGCTCGCTGGCAACGCCGAATGAAACTTACCCCATGCGTGGTCATGACCTGCTATATGCTGCCCGGCAATATGCAGATAAGTGAACATAAAGGGCAGCGTAAATTCGAGAAAAGCTATTTATATGACTTCGCCGATTTACTCATTGTCGATGAAGCTGGGCAGGTGCTTCCTGAAGTGGCTGCTGCCTCGTTTGCCTTAGCTAAAAAGGCATTAGTGATTGGTGATACGGAACAGATCCCGCCAATATGGAGTATTACTCCTGCTATTGATATAGGTAACATGCTGGCGGAAAAAATTCTGTCAGGCAGTACGCAAGAGGAGATTACTGAGAAATATACGGCAATCGCAGAGCTTGGTAAAAGCGCCGCATCTGGCAGCGTCATGAAAATAGCGCAGTGTGCCTCACGCTATCAATATGATCCCGAACTGGCTCGTGGAATGTACTTATATGAACACCGCCGGTGCTTCGATAATATTATTGGATACTGCAATACGCTCTGCTATCACGGTAAGTTGTTGCCTAAAAGAGGGTGTGAAGAGAGCAATTTAATGCCAGCAATGGGTTATCTCCATATTGATGGTAAAGGAGAGCTGGCAAGTAGCGGAAGTCGATATAATTTGCTGGAGGCTGAAACGATAGCGGCCTGGCTGACAGATAACCAGCAAAGTATTGAAGCGCATTATGGTAAATCGCTTCATGAAGTTGTCGGTATCGTGACGCCTTTTAGTGCGCAGGTACCGACCATCAAACAGGCGCTGGATAAACAAGGCATCAGCGCAGGCACCAATGAAACGTCGCTCACGGTGGGCACAGTCCATTCTCTTCAGGGCGCTGAAAGAGCGATTGTTATATTCTCGCCAGTCTATTCAAAGCATGAAGACGGCGCGTTTATTGATAGCGATAACAGCATGCTGAATGTTGCTGTCTCCCGAGCTAAGGACAGTTTCCTGGTCTTCGGCGATATGGACCTGTTTGAGATTCAGCCAGCCTCATCTCCGCGGGGATTACTGGCAAAATATCTCTTTGAGTCAGAGAAGAATGCGCTCACTTTTGATTATAAAGAGCGTAAGGATTTAAAAACTGCCGAGACCAAAATCTACACACTCCATGGTGTGGAGCAGCATGATAATTTCCTGAATCAGACGTTTGAAAATACCGATAAACACATCACGATAGTTTCTCCATGGCTAACCTGGCAAAAACTGGAGCAAACCGGTTTTCTTGATTCCATGATTACGGCGTGTTCACGTGGTATTAACGTCACGGTAGTCACTGACAGAAGCTACAACACTGAACATAATGATTTTGAGAAGCGAAAAGAGAAGCAGCAGAACCTTAAAGCGGCGCTGGAGAAACTGAACGCCCTTGGTATTGCGACAAAACTGGTCAATCGTGTTCATAGCAAAATTGTTATTGGTGATGATGGTTTGCTGTGCGTGGGATCGTTCAACTGGTTTAGCGCGACACGTGAAGCGCGATATGAACGATACGATACATCGATGGTTTATTGCGGTGATAACCTGAAGGGTGAGATTGAGGCTATTTATAATAGTCTTGATAGGCGTCAGGTTTAGGGCAGGAGTGTGATTAGCCATCTTATCAGTGTTTCCCCAGGGTAAGATGGCTGTGAGGCATTTTCAGAAGGAATCATTGTGGCGACTAAAATGTGGATGATCCGCGGTGATGGCGGAAAATTGTACGATGACTTCAGAGACAAGCAGGTTGTTGCTATCGGCTGGTCGCAGCTCGCTCCCTATGTGAAACCGGGATGCTCAAGAGAGCAGTTGTTTACCCGGTATCAGGAGCTTGAGCCACAGACTAAGTCAGGCACAGTTCGTTCCGGTGCTTCGCAGGTCTGGCGCTTTGTGAACGAGATGCAGAAAGGTGACTGGGCTATCACTTATTCACCTTCTAATCGGACTTATTTGATAGGGAAAATCGCCTCAGATTTTGAGTTTCATGCCGAGTGGCTTGAAGATGGCATGGGCATCGCCCGTAAAGTGAAGTGGAACGCGGAAGAGATTAAGCGTGATAGTCTGAGTGATGCAACCAGAAACACCCTTGGCTCAACGCTGACGGTTTTTCAGGTGCCTGATTTTGCCGTGAATGAATTAGTGCAGGGCAAAAAGCCTGTCTCAGATGTCGTGCCGGAAGTACCTGTTTCAGGTGAAGAGGATGAGGTTGTTTCTAATCCTCTGCGTGACATGGAAATGATTGCCTTTGAAGGCATCAAAGATCGTATCAACCGTCTCGACTGGGATGAGATGCAAAATCTGGTCGCAGGCGTGTTACGCAGCATGGGATATAAAACCCAGGTATCGCCTGCGGGTGCTGACCGCGAAAAAGACATCATTGCTTCGCCTGACGGTTTTGGCTTCGAAAATCCGCGCATCATTGTTGAGGTGAAGCACCGACGGGAACAGATGAGCAGCCAGCAAATCCGTAGCTTTATCGGTGGCCGTCATAAAGACGATCGCGGGTTGTATGTCAGCACAGGCGGATTCAGCAAGGATGCGCGCTATGAGGCCGATCGCTCTACAATCCCGTTGACGCTATGGACGCTGGACGATTTAGTACGTGCGTTAGTGGAAAACTATGAGCAGGTGGATATTGAAACTAAGCTGTTGGTTCCACTTAAGAAAACGTACTTGCCTGCATGAAGGGAAACCAGGGGTTACAGTAATCGTAGTGATATTTAGACTAATATGAATTTTAACTAAAATAACGACGATATTGATTTTATCGAGGAGTTTGACCCACTCCTCGATATATTTAGTTTACTCCCAACGCCTTATAAACCGCATCTACAGGTTCAGAGTAAAAACTGACCTGGAATTTGGTAAACAACTCGGCTGGCACAGTCGGAATATCTACCGCGGAAGACATCGGCAAAAGGACCTTTTTCGCGCCACTATCGAAAGCAAGTTGTAAGCTAGCCGCCAGATCCTGAACCGGGTTGATCACACCACCGAGCGTCATGCTACCTAACACGACCATTTGTTCCTGAACGGGTTTCGCCAGTAAAACGGAACACAGCGCGATCAGCGCGGCAAGACTGGTCGCGGTACTTGGTCCAGTATTGTGCAATTCGACTACGTGCAGGTGGTACTCATGTTCAGAAAATTTCGCTGTTGCGCTAACGCGGCTGAGGTTGCCTTTGAAATAGTCAAATCCAACCCGGATGGCTTCCTTAGCCGAGGTGCTTGATCCCAGACCAGAAACGCTATGCTTACCATTGCCTGCGGTCATCTGAGTTTCGAAGCGATACAGACCCGTCATGCCACTTTCCGCTTGCGTAACCAAATGCACTACACCAGGTTTGGGCATGCCAGCAGGAATTAATTCGCTGCCACCCTGTTCCGGCACGCTGACGAAGAATTCTTCCAGCGTCTCGTTATCAATGTAGCTGAAATTTACATCGAAGAACTCCAGACCGCCCAGCTTTTTAAGCTGTTCTTTGACGCGACGGCGAGCTTCCATGGCGTAGGTCAGGCAAACACGGACATCTTCTTTGCTGTAAGAACCATTGGGGTGAAGAAGTTTCAGTAGACCAGAAACCGTGCGCCTTACCGCGATAACGTCGCGCTGGTTGAGGTTATTACCCAGCTTATAGAACTTATCAATCGCGTCGGAGAAGCTGCGCTTACGCATTTCCCGCATGTATTCGGCGAGATAATCTGTGATAAGGCCGTAGCGATTGGTAAAGAATTCCGGGCGCATTTTCGGAATTTCCCAGCCGGGGATATAGGCATGGAAGCGGTCGAAAAACGCCGTATCGATCATCGCGGCAGGGAAGGGGGCTAACAGATGGCTGGTTTTGACTAGCGTCTCAACGCTTTGGTTAATGTTGCCGACGAACACCATCGATGCTTTGCCTTCAATCGAATCTCTTCCGCGGGAAAACGAGCCAGACGCCATGTAATCCTTCATGATTTGCACGCCGTCTTTGTCTTTGAAAGTGATCCCCGCCACTTCATCAAACGCGACGACATCCCACATGCCAACCAGGCCAATCTGGCGGCTGGCCATGTTGTAAAACAGGTTGGCTACCGTGGTTTGCCCGCCGGAAACTAACAGTGAGTTTGGCGAACATTCTTTATAGACGTGGCTTTTACCGGTGCCGCGTGGACCCAGTTCGCAGACGTTATAGTTGTTTTCCACGAAAGGGATCATGCGGGTGATCAGGTGCCACTTGGTTCGCTGCTCAATGTTAGCGGGTTCCATACCCACGGAACGTAGCAGGACATCAATCCACTGGTCGCGGTTGAAGTGCGTACGTGCGGTAAATACCTCTTCCATGTCCATATTGGGCATCTGGATAGGTTTAAGCGTCATCAGAGAGAAGGGCGACGTTTTTTGTCCTTCCTCAAAGAAGTAGTTCACGGTGATCATGCACCAGATGCCGCCGGTCAACAGCTTCTCGTTGTCCTTGACCATCTGCGGCGGAACCAGTGCATCTTTAATGCCGAGGTTGGAGAGCTGGGCTTCGTAAACGTCTTTCTTCTGATTGAGCTTTACCGATACTTTATCAATGATCTTGTAGGATCCTCGCTCACGAATGAGCGATTTCACCTTCTCTGCTTCATCAGGGCGGACGTAGTTATCAGCCAGAATACGCTTAACGTTCTGCAACCCTTGCTCGACGATCTGGTCATCGTCGGAAGCGCAGTACATACCGAGCAGATACTCCAGCACATAGACCGGGACATTTGCCCCTTCTTTGAGCTGTTTAGTCAGGTCCTTACGTACTACCCGACCACGAAAATGCTGATTCAGCAAGGCGTCCAGATCGTAACCTTCTGCGACGAGTTCCCCTTCGGATACAGCTGGAACGGGTAAGTCATGATGGGTTTGCATAGCGCCTCACTTAAAAGAAATCATCCTGAAATGCCAGATCGATAATCACAGGGTACTTCTGGTAACCCGTTTCCGTTTGTGCATCTTCCAGTATCAGCCAGTATTCATTACGGCGATTGAAATTCGCGCCAATCAGCTTCAGCGTCACGTCACGCACGCGTTTTTCCATTGTGTTGTTATCGCTGTCAAAGCAGATTCGCTCTTTACCGGATACCACATTATTGGCGTTATCGACGATGAAGATGTTCAGAGTACGTGGTTCGTATAACTCACCTACCGGATGGGTTTGCAGCAGGCTGACTTTATCAATGTTATTGACGAGTTTGATCAGCGGATGATGCTTGACGATGTCTACCGGACGACGCTGAGGTTGCTTCTCGGCAGCCGTTTTCTGCAGTGCTTTCACCTGCAATACGGGAACGCAGACTTCCTGTAGCATGGCGCCACCATGGACAAACCGCGCGCCGCCCGAGAAATGGAAACGCTGGATCCCTTTCGGGATCAGGAACTCGCTGTTATCGCTGACGCCTGCGGTATCCGCCACTTTTCCTTTCCAGCAAAAATCATCGGCAGGAAGCTGATGACCGATAATAAAGCGTTTGTGGTTTTTAATCGTATTGTCTGGCTTGATCTGCAGCGTGGTTTTATCCTGGCCGGAAAGGGGCTGCTGCTGGAACAGGAAACCGTGGTCCGCCGTGACGATAATCCGTGTACCGTGGAGACGGTTTATTACACGAGTCACTAAATCCTTCAGTTCAACCACCGCGTTACGGCACGCTTCGAAGGTCTTCTCCTCCGTCGATGCGCTGTCACCCATGGCATCAATGGTGTTATGCCAGATATAAACGACTTCGTAATCGCGAATAAGATCTCGTCCTTGCTGATTTTTCCATTTCAGCAGATCGTCCGATTTTACTGCCATCCCTTTATATTTCTTCAGAATGGTATCGCGGTTAGGCGTACCTGAGGTGGATAACCCGTCCGCATAAACGATGTCACCACTACCCGGTTGGTAGCATATCTCGTCATGGGGCAGCAATGCCGCCATTCCCAGCTGGGTATAGCTGGGTAACACGCCCAACTGGGAACGCAGTTCGGCAGTAAAGCGTTTCTCGGTATTGATCTGGTTGCCCAGCTCTTCTGCCACTTCATAACGCAGCGCGTCGGAGATAATCACGAATACGCGCTTGATTTGTGGATTGTTAAACTGCGGCTTAACCACCTCATTGTAGAAGTTCTGCTGCCGTGGTACGCCCGCAATACGCCACTCCTGCATACGGTTTTCGGTTTCCAGAACCTTATTCCAGCTCCGGCTTAATTCTGCCAGGTACCAGTTGGAATACAGCGCTTCGATATAGTCATCCAGGCTTTTCAGGATCATTGCGCCTTTGCTGTGAACCAACAGCGCGTATTCGTTAAACAGGCGGTAGGCCTGGTCAAAGCGGAACAGCTCCTCGCAGTACGCTTTCCAGAACGTTGCGCTGTCCTGATAGTGGAAACCATCAATATGACGATTACGCAGATTCAGCAACCGTTCGGCCTGACGCAGTGCATCGTAAATAGCGCAGTATTCCTGACGCGTCTGGCACCAGTATTTGCTCTGACGTTCAGACAGAAGCTTCTTAAAGGCTTCACGGTCTAGCGTGGTGCTCTCTTCCAGAAGCTGCGTCACCAGCGCATGAATGATGGTCTGTTCAATGCTCAGCGTGGTTTCGCACTCGTGCAGATCATACGGCGAGCTGAGACGGTACTGGTCTTCTGGTCGCAGCGCATCCTGCATCTGCTGTGCGCAATAATCATAGGCTTCTTTGTAGCGACGGTCGGCGCGCCAGGTGACCATAAAGGCCAGCGCGGAGGCTCTGCCTGACGGCGTGGCCAGCACGTTTTTTTCCAGCCATTCGCGTTTCTGCGGATCAGCCTGCGCGGAAAGATCGGTACAGAACAGCTTGAGGATCAGGTTTTCCAGGGTCGGATGCTCGGCCTGATAGCCCATTTCCTGATTCAGAATGTCCCACAGAACGCCTTCCAGGTCGTGGCGTTTCAGCATCGCCAGCGTGTTTTCCAGGTCGCTGTCGTCATCTTTCTGCTGATTAACGTATTGGGTAATCAGGCTGAACAGAATCTCTTCCGTTTTTGCTGTTTTTACGCCAGCGATGACCGCAACCATCTTCTTATCAAGAGAAGCTTCGTTTTCTTGCTCAGTGACCAGGCCTTTCAAGGCAGAAAGACGTTTAGTGCTGAAAAATGCCTTCCGGCGTTGAATGTGCTCGCGTAGGCCAAGCTGTGGAATACCTAATGTATTCAGCGTAATGGCGGCGAAATCGGCGTGGAACTCCGTACTATAAAGACGAATATCCAATAGCCAGTCGAACTCTTTTGGGGGGGCATCGTGGGGGAACCACAGCAAAAACTGCTGTTCCGGCTCGTCGATTTCAATGCGCTTTTTAACCGCCAGCTGCGACTGGTCGGTCATATCAAGCAGCGTGACGTTTTCGAGTTCGAGGTTATCCAGCTCTTCGAGGAAACGCTTATCGGGATCGTGCCAGAAAACGATGCGATGTTCGGCGAATTTTGCTTTAAGGCCGGCAATAAATTCCTGATTTTGCAAGGTCACAATCCCATTTCATTCCAGATAAAAGTTAAATCGTCAGGTACGGGTAACGTGCGGAACAGATCTTTTTGACGTTGTTCACGAGCCCGCTGACCCAAAAGCTGGGTTAGCAAGGGGTCAATTGCCTGTTCGAAAAACATTTTACCATGAAAGCACTGTGTTAATTGCGTCGTTGGGGAGCGTGCGGCGATGTTAGTTTTTTGCGTTTGTATCTGGGCTAACAAGACATCGGGATCCAGATGCTGGCTCCACTGCCGTAAGCATTGTTCAACTTCAGCATCATTCTGTGCTGTATTAAGATCATGAAACGCAGTATTAAAACCGGCAGCGCGCAGCCGTTCCCAAAGAGGATGGATAACATTCCAAAGTGCGGCATGGTTCCGCCATTGAGGTAAAACATCATGAACGGCCTGGATAAATGCCTGTATGCCGCCATTGATCGCCTGCTGATGTTTTGGCTGAAACACCAGCCAAAGTTCTTCCGGCGCGATCAGATAACTTTCAATACAAAAACGCGGAAGAACCAGTAGATTAGCTAGATTTCGACGCTTTTCAGCGATCTGCACGTCAGTCCATGCGTCACGATCAACCACGCCCAGCCAGTTGGCTTCAAGGGCTAACGCCTCAAGCACATTTTTCTTAGAACCTGCTGGTGCAAGGATCCAATCTTGTTCCCATGCCGGAAATTTTCTGCTGAGGAAATTCTGGAAAGCCGTGACATCATCTGTACCTTCAACCAGCAGTACCCGTCTGCCGGTTGTGGCCACTTTTTGTTCTTTAATGTCCCGAATAATTTGCTTAACGCTGGCCATTTTCCGCATCCTTGCCATCGGTTAAATCAATCCGCAATCCCATGTTGTCATAACGTTGCCAGATATCCGTTGCGTGTGAAGTCATCACAAGCTGACCATTTTTCCTGGCAACGATGTTCTCAATGGATGCCAGCAACGGCGATATCAGGGACGGATGCAGATGCAGATCCGGCTCATCAATGAGTACAACACCGCCGGGCTGTAGCCAGCGTTGTACCGTAAACAGCATAATCAGCACCTGATGTTCGC
This DNA window, taken from Salmonella enterica subsp. enterica serovar Typhimurium str. LT2, encodes the following:
- a CDS encoding putative superfamily I DNA helicases (similar to E. coli putative frameshift suppressor (AAC77264.1); Blastp hit to AAC77264.1 (338 aa), 68% identity in aa 1 - 338); translation: MDDNALGFASYWRNSLADAESGKGSFERKDAKNFTHWHGIAAGRLDETIVGKFFEGEKDDVETVDVILRPKVYFRLLQRGKDHSAGAPDIVTPIVTPALLSREGFLYPTPATSIPRDLLEPLPKGAFSIGEIEQYDKYKTTHTSFSINFDDRVDKTAETDEEREARYAAWQQDWRQYLDDSERLLKNVVGDWIKNPEQYELAEHGYIVKTAQSGGASFHILSLYDHLLVCKKDVPLFNRFASREVHAAESLLPPEAKFSDRIGHSGDKFPLAKAQRDALSHFLDARHGDILAVNGPPGTGKTTLVLSIIATQWARAALEKAEPPVIIATSTNNQAVTNIIEAFGKDFSQGTGAMAGRWLPELKSFGAYFPSSTRKAEAAKKYQTEDFFNQVESKEYVEDALLFYLEKAKAAFPEKECSSPEKVIELLHGQLAAKSEQLVRLNATWQTLSQVRATRELIDNDIEQYLDNLNKLLSGQEQKVTQLKSAKAEWKKYRASESLIYPLFSWLPVVRSKRQYQIQLFLEDKLGALIAGNQWSDPETIERNIDRLLNSAEREQTTYRQQIDSAHEIVLKEQQAAQEWQRLALDLGHEGDEELSFSQADELADTQIRFPAFLLTTHYWEGRWLMDMAGIDDLQKEKGKKGAKGVTARWQRRMKLTPCVVMTCYMLPGNMQISEHKGQRKFEKSYLYDFADLLIVDEAGQVLPEVAAASFALAKKALVIGDTEQIPPIWSITPAIDIGNMLAEKILSGSTQEEITEKYTAIAELGKSAASGSVMKIAQCASRYQYDPELARGMYLYEHRRCFDNIIGYCNTLCYHGKLLPKRGCEESNLMPAMGYLHIDGKGELASSGSRYNLLEAETIAAWLTDNQQSIEAHYGKSLHEVVGIVTPFSAQVPTIKQALDKQGISAGTNETSLTVGTVHSLQGAERAIVIFSPVYSKHEDGAFIDSDNSMLNVAVSRAKDSFLVFGDMDLFEIQPASSPRGLLAKYLFESEKNALTFDYKERKDLKTAETKIYTLHGVEQHDNFLNQTFENTDKHITIVSPWLTWQKLEQTGFLDSMITACSRGINVTVVTDRSYNTEHNDFEKRKEKQQNLKAALEKLNALGIATKLVNRVHSKIVIGDDGLLCVGSFNWFSATREARYERYDTSMVYCGDNLKGEIEAIYNSLDRRQV
- a CDS encoding putative Mrr restriction endonuclease, translated to MIRGDGGKLYDDFRDKQVVAIGWSQLAPYVKPGCSREQLFTRYQELEPQTKSGTVRSGASQVWRFVNEMQKGDWAITYSPSNRTYLIGKIASDFEFHAEWLEDGMGIARKVKWNAEEIKRDSLSDATRNTLGSTLTVFQVPDFAVNELVQGKKPVSDVVPEVPVSGEEDEVVSNPLRDMEMIAFEGIKDRINRLDWDEMQNLVAGVLRSMGYKTQVSPAGADREKDIIASPDGFGFENPRIIVEVKHRREQMSSQQIRSFIGGRHKDDRGLYVSTGGFSKDARYEADRSTIPLTLWTLDDLVRALVENYEQVDIETKLLVPLKKTYLPA
- a CDS encoding putative ATP-dependent Lon protease (similar to E. coli DNA-binding, ATP-dependent protease La; heat shock K-protein (AAC73542.1); Blastp hit to AAC73542.1 (784 aa), 27% identity in aa 610 - 757, 26% identity in aa 193 - 259, 50% identity in aa 352 - 363) — its product is MQTHHDLPVPAVSEGELVAEGYDLDALLNQHFRGRVVRKDLTKQLKEGANVPVYVLEYLLGMYCASDDDQIVEQGLQNVKRILADNYVRPDEAEKVKSLIRERGSYKIIDKVSVKLNQKKDVYEAQLSNLGIKDALVPPQMVKDNEKLLTGGIWCMITVNYFFEEGQKTSPFSLMTLKPIQMPNMDMEEVFTARTHFNRDQWIDVLLRSVGMEPANIEQRTKWHLITRMIPFVENNYNVCELGPRGTGKSHVYKECSPNSLLVSGGQTTVANLFYNMASRQIGLVGMWDVVAFDEVAGITFKDKDGVQIMKDYMASGSFSRGRDSIEGKASMVFVGNINQSVETLVKTSHLLAPFPAAMIDTAFFDRFHAYIPGWEIPKMRPEFFTNRYGLITDYLAEYMREMRKRSFSDAIDKFYKLGNNLNQRDVIAVRRTVSGLLKLLHPNGSYSKEDVRVCLTYAMEARRRVKEQLKKLGGLEFFDVNFSYIDNETLEEFFVSVPEQGGSELIPAGMPKPGVVHLVTQAESGMTGLYRFETQMTAGNGKHSVSGLGSSTSAKEAIRVGFDYFKGNLSRVSATAKFSEHEYHLHVVELHNTGPSTATSLAALIALCSVLLAKPVQEQMVVLGSMTLGGVINPVQDLAASLQLAFDSGAKKVLLPMSSAVDIPTVPAELFTKFQVSFYSEPVDAVYKALGVN
- a CDS encoding putative cytoplasmic protein, whose protein sequence is MQNQEFIAGLKAKFAEHRIVFWHDPDKRFLEELDNLELENVTLLDMTDQSQLAVKKRIEIDEPEQQFLLWFPHDAPPKEFDWLLDIRLYSTEFHADFAAITLNTLGIPQLGLREHIQRRKAFFSTKRLSALKGLVTEQENEASLDKKMVAVIAGVKTAKTEEILFSLITQYVNQQKDDDSDLENTLAMLKRHDLEGVLWDILNQEMGYQAEHPTLENLILKLFCTDLSAQADPQKREWLEKNVLATPSGRASALAFMVTWRADRRYKEAYDYCAQQMQDALRPEDQYRLSSPYDLHECETTLSIEQTIIHALVTQLLEESTTLDREAFKKLLSERQSKYWCQTRQEYCAIYDALRQAERLLNLRNRHIDGFHYQDSATFWKAYCEELFRFDQAYRLFNEYALLVHSKGAMILKSLDDYIEALYSNWYLAELSRSWNKVLETENRMQEWRIAGVPRQQNFYNEVVKPQFNNPQIKRVFVIISDALRYEVAEELGNQINTEKRFTAELRSQLGVLPSYTQLGMAALLPHDEICYQPGSGDIVYADGLSTSGTPNRDTILKKYKGMAVKSDDLLKWKNQQGRDLIRDYEVVYIWHNTIDAMGDSASTEEKTFEACRNAVVELKDLVTRVINRLHGTRIIVTADHGFLFQQQPLSGQDKTTLQIKPDNTIKNHKRFIIGHQLPADDFCWKGKVADTAGVSDNSEFLIPKGIQRFHFSGGARFVHGGAMLQEVCVPVLQVKALQKTAAEKQPQRRPVDIVKHHPLIKLVNNIDKVSLLQTHPVGELYEPRTLNIFIVDNANNVVSGKERICFDSDNNTMEKRVRDVTLKLIGANFNRRNEYWLILEDAQTETGYQKYPVIIDLAFQDDFF
- a CDS encoding putative cytoplasmic protein, producing MRKMASVKQIIRDIKEQKVATTGRRVLLVEGTDDVTAFQNFLSRKFPAWEQDWILAPAGSKKNVLEALALEANWLGVVDRDAWTDVQIAEKRRNLANLLVLPRFCIESYLIAPEELWLVFQPKHQQAINGGIQAFIQAVHDVLPQWRNHAALWNVIHPLWERLRAAGFNTAFHDLNTAQNDAEVEQCLRQWSQHLDPDVLLAQIQTQKTNIAARSPTTQLTQCFHGKMFFEQAIDPLLTQLLGQRAREQRQKDLFRTLPVPDDLTFIWNEMGL